The nucleotide window tgatagagcacgtcttcctctatcagaatcaaccaagaaacaactgggctcttcaaaatttacaattttattactatttttgtacagttgttagtttacaaattagtcaatttatatactttacataataaatccaccatTAAAACTCACTCTcctgtttctaaagttactaAAAGTACTCATGGTTTGCGACTTTTgtcttgttgagggctgatgtggtttaaaCCAGaaacatactttaaaataccagcagtgacgcacccaggatttactgggtgggccatattttccccaaaaatttcttttgaagattgcaaaacaaaaaataaacacaaatcaaacaaacaaattgaataccttggaggggctgggatcaatccccTAGACCTATCGTCCCCCCCCCTCTCTtttcgggtgcaccactgtgGTTATTAGTGATCTCAGTATAGAGATTACATCAaagttgagatggagaagctgtctgcctttcttcagtagatcacaaaGTTATGCAGTCTTgctttaaccccctgtgatgaatcttgaacaacaaattttaaaatgcataataactttctgagaaatcctcaagaacaatttgttcaccatgctgcaactctgacttcagggcccattttaatagagctgctcagcagcagattttgtgccaactgtgcgatttccatttaaccgtatagcacacgaaaaggcatgctaaccttccgatgaagtcagagttgcagcatggtgacattttttttaccatcttggagagaattttgtttgggaaatatgccccccccccccacccacaacccaaattaaatcaTGGGTGCGTCCCTGCTGGTATTTTGaagtatgattctggttagaccacatcagccctcaacatgaaaaCATCCCATCCCAAACAATTTAAGTAActttgaaagttgtttttttctggatttataaagtaaagtatataaattaactaatttgtaacctaccaactgtacaaaaatagtcataaagttgtaaattttgaagagcccagttgtttcttagtggattctgattgAGGATGacatgttctatcaagtgatttttatttcgttgatttttttaatgatacattatttcaaaaactgggtcaaaggtcacgattattaaagattacagtgacctacatttcagaaaatttatttttgacaaaagaattgatttgagcatgcaattctcatcattttgataccaaatttgcatatatgtgataaaaattgatatGGGTACAAtgtatgacatatttttaccaaaaaggtggtattttaccctataAATGTCAGATTTtggtggtttctgccctgaccttATGGTAAGtcggatcgggctaaaaattggtgtgcattcattgctcattaggacctacaagcacagcaatttttatcaaaattggaagacatgaggtaaaaaagtgtgttggtctgacatggaatgattGTAGATAGCACAGATGGTAGTGGTTGAGCATGTTAACCCGGAAGTTACGGGAATAAATTTCAACCAAAAATAATCTAAAACTTgccgtcagtttcccttgtgatttattactTACCTACTTCCCAGCTTTCCCAAATCACCTTTATAAGCTAGACAAATTGATCGAGTGCACATGCATCTTGGACAAACCTTGACATTACCTGAGTGATTGTCTTCATAGGAATCCTCCAATGCTTGTGAGTCATAACTTTGGCAAAATGATGCATTATGTGCTGATTGTCTACCTCCAAGGTTCACTGACGAGGAAAAACCTAAAAAAATATAGTGTGAATAATGGTCATTGCAGAGATTTATACTATTTACAGAGTCTTGCAACCTCAGACTCAGAGACGATACTGTTTATTGTCATATTATCATTCAGTGTCAGTAGAGGAAAAACATTATTGTCATTGTATCACGTAATAAACGTTTCCACAATCAGTGACATTTGAAATGTATTACTCGgaacaaaatggaaaaatttgattattttcaggaaactttctACAGAATCAGGCAGAGAGTTGGCAGCtgtgagatttaaaaaaaagttggtcagtttttaaaagttttagtttgcttttttttctttcttgttttcccCCAACAAGATGTTATAGTGATGGTAATATTTTGTTCCACTGTGATGCTTAGAAAAGGAGACAAGTATACAACAactcaaacacaaacaaaactgtCTTATTACTTTGATCGAAAGTCAAATTTTAACTTTAAAGTAAAGATGATTCACAACAATAATAACGAGTAATGTAAGTCTACTTTTAGCTTTTTGCACAGTAAACCACGCAAGTAGAAATAGCAAACACTTCATGCTACCTTTATTTGCAGATAAACGAGGCCCCTGTCCTGTATACTTGATGGTCCTGTCTGATCCTGTTTCTTGATCTTACCTTTATTTGCAGATAAACGAGGACCCTGTCCTGTATACTTGATGGTCCTGTCTGATCCTGTTTCTTGATCTTACCTTTATTTGCAGATAAACGAGGACCCTGTCCTGTATACTTGATGGTCCTGTCTGATCCTGTTTCTTGATCTTACCTTTATTTGCAGATAAACGAGGACCCTGTCCTGTATACTTGATGGTCCTGTCTGATCCTGTTTCTTGATCTTACCTTTATTTGCAGATAAACGAGGACCCTGTCCTGTATACTTGATGGTCCTGTCTGATCCTGTTTCTTGATCTTACCTTTATTTGCAGATAAACGAGGACCCTGTCCTGTATACTTGATGGTCCTGTCTGATCCTGTTTCTTGATCTTACCTTTATTTGCAGATAAACGAGGACCCTGTCCTGTATACTTGATGGTCCTGTCTGATCCTGTTTCTTGATCTTACCTTTATTTGCAGATAAACGAGGACCCTGTCCTGTATACTTGATGGTCCTGTCTGATCCTGTTTCTTGATCTTACCTTTATTTGCAGATAAATGAGGACCCTGTCCTGTATACTTGATGGTCCTGTCTGATCCTGTTTCTTGATCTTACCTTTATTTCCAGATAAACGAGGACCCTGTCCTGTATACTTGATGGTCCTGTCTGATCCTGTTTCTTGATCTTACCTTTATTTCCAGATAAACGAGGACCCTGTCCTGTATACTTGATGGTCCTGTCTGATCCTGTTTCTTGATCTTACCTTTATTTCCAGATAAACGAGGACCCTGTCCTGTATACTTGATGGTCCTGTCTGATCCTGTTTCTTGATCTTACCTTTATTTGCAGATAAACGAGGACCCTGTCCTGTATACTTGATGGTCCTGTCTGATCCTGTTTCTTGATCTTACCTTTATTTGCAGATAAACGAGGACCCTGTCCTGTATACTTGATGGTCCTGTCTGATCCTGTTTCTTGATCTTACCTTTATTTCCAGATAAACGAGGACCCTGTCCTGTATACTTGATGGTCCTGTCTGATCCTGTTTCTTGATCTTACCTTTATTTCCAGATAAACGAGGACCCTGTCCTGTATACTTGATGGTCCTGTCTGATCCTGTTTCTTGATCTTACCTTTATTTGCAGATAAACGAGGACCCTGTCCTGTATACTTGATGGTCCTGTCTGATCCTGTTTCTTGATCACTCACATCAGTTACAGATGTCTCAAACTCAGTATGATCTTCATCAACAATGTCCAGCAGCATTTTGTGGTTACTGCATTCAGGATTAGATTCATCGAATGCCCCAGAATCAACAAAGGAGTCTGTCCTTTCTTTGTGCACCGACCTTAACCTTTGAAGAATGGAGAAAGAGAGCAATAAAATTCAATGTTACTGGGAGAGACGTATACAAAAGGAGATTAGCCAGTTTAAAGAACTTTATTTTGCTGGATAATTGAATGCTCATAAAAATTGAAAAGGTATTTGAAGAGACCAAGAGAGGatatttatttgtggaaaatcatGGAGTGGGATCATGTGTAGCGCTTGTCTTCAAAGAATATTGCTTTGATGGGAAAAGTGAAGTTGGCATCTGGTCTACAATTGTGATGGACAGAGGGGCATTCTTAAACTTCTAACACGTAGCCATAATTGAAGGTTTCAAGTTACCATTGGTCACACAAAAAAGTCCAACTGGCAAAGTGGTGTAGGTGAAGGTGTAGGTTTGCCAAACCCTGCTTTGCCTGCAGCATGGCCACATGACCTGTTGCAAGCAGCCTTAAAACCCTGCTTTGCCTGCAGCATGGCCACATGACCTGTTGCAAGCAGCCTTAAAACCCTGCTTTGCCTGCAGCATGGCCACATGACCTGTTGCAAGCAGCCTTAAAACCCTGCTTTGCCTGCAGCATGGCCACATGACCTGTTGCAAGCAGCCTTAAAACCCTGCTTTGCCTGCAGCATGGCCACATGACCTGTTGCAAGCAGCCTTAAATGATAGTGGCGTGGTAACCAAAAAGTTATGCCAGACTCCTTGAAACTGTCTACTTGAcaccaattaaaacaaaacaagcctTAATCAAACCATTTTGCAGACCTATCGCCCAATGTCACAAATTACTTTCCTTGCCACAGTGATTGAAAAATGTGCTGCATTTAACAATAGCATTTTGAAACTAATCACTTGTATGCATACACAACAAGCTTACAAGGTAAATTTTGGACAGAAACTGCACTTCGTAAATTCAAAATGACCTTCTTCAAGCAACTGATGAGCACAAAGAAACCCTTTTGGTCCCTCTCGACTTGTGTTGCAGATGTCAAATACTGGGCAACAAGCAACAAACTAAAATTTAATaacagtaaaataaaatgttctttatACAGTTTCTCATTTCAAAACTTGCAACCCAGCTCTGCCATCAAAAATTGGTGACCTCTACATTCAGCCAGTCGAAAAAGCAAGGAATCTATATGCGCTATTTTGTCCATGCACCAATGTGACAGATTCAATTGGTAAAGTTATCAGGGCTGGATGGGCTCGAGTACTCTTCttaatttacattattttaagGTTTAGAAACAGCAATATAATTTGACAGATTTCTCTATTTACTTACATTCCACAGTCATGCTCCTCCTCAGTACTTTGAATAGCAGATTTAAGCAAGAATTTAACAACTTCACTCTTTCCATAAAAGCATGCAATCATAAGTGGAGTGTCACCGCTGTGATTCCGGAGATTGTGGTCATATTTGCACTGTAGAAAAAGGCAAAACCTTTGCAGAATTAATTAGGCAATAAGCATATGACCAGCTGATCTTCACTGCTTGGTATAGACCTGCTGGTGACTGGGCACTGTTGGAATGAGTTATAGTGATGTTCTTTAACAATGGTTAGCCACCAATTAAAGTCGtaaccacgcagtgaagactgATTCATCCCACTGTGTGTTATTGCgttcaataaataaatttaatggaaaaaaaccACCCCAAATCGAAACAGTAAAAACCCACCTCAAATCGAAGCagtaaaaatcaaacaaatttgaagaaCATTTTGAACATTTCAAATAATTCTTCAGTTTCTGCATGTTTTTAATCTCTTACACACATTTTACTAATTACTTAATCTTTAAAGTACCAGAAAATTAACCTTTGAAATTTAAAGCATCATGATTTGTAACACTTTAGTTGGTGTTAAGCTTTATTCTTTTGTTGGTTTTATGCAAGTGAAGGTGGCACAACTCTCTGTACAAAAACACTATGATACAAAAACACCATGACAAAAAAACCAAATTGATTTGATACTTCCAGTTCAACAAGAACAGCACAACACAACATTATGCTTGTTTACTGCCCAATTCCTCTTAATACTTCTTCTGCTTCTCCCCCTCGAATGTCCCTTGACAAAAGCACAATTCTGAACATTTCAGACATTCATGTCAAAAATGAATTTGTGGTTCAACTTGAGCCAGCAACATCAACTAGCATGTTATGTGTGTAGAGAGAAAAGGGCTTCCTGTTCCGCTCCATTAATCAAAACAAGTCCAAAGAAGCCTGTGTACAGTCCcatatttgaaacaaataatgtaaGCAGAATATttcacatgcaaggctctgatAAAGTTAATGGTAAGTAATCAGTGACACAATggattgctacatgtatatgttagACACTGGCTCAGAACTCTACGTCatcaaatatttaaatctttgaaaattcaaatcaaatcaaggaTGAGGGACCCTAGATTGTTTTTTGCGGGATTATACAGACGTAATATAGTTTTGctcaaaacaataatttgatttATGTAGCGCCTAATTTGAAGTTATCTCTAGGTGCTTAAAGTCTACATTAAATGAATAACACGTTAAAATACAATGGACtgattgcgctaccaatgttaACATGTGATCACGTCACCTGAgatgggtatagaaaaacacagctacacagtaaagtcatgggaagactcgtacccGTAGACCACAATTAATCGGTTGTATTTTCGATAAGTAACATTTTAAACTCAAAACAAAGCCCTTTGAATACAGTTGAATGTTGTGACATTGATCACATTCTCTGTTTGATAAATCCAGTATTCTATTACAAAGAcgtttcttttgagagtaaaTAGGTTGGATTACATAAATTACCAAGGCTTTAGCGAGCTCACGCGCCATGGTTTTCGATGTGAACATGGTGAACGGCGTGGTATTGGGCAGTGTCAAGGGAGACCCCGAAGTTGTCCAACTCTAGCGGACAgataatagtgtccattgcctttaacacatAACTTTATTTTCCTGACAGATTCACAATAATTTGAAATTTTTCTATTAATGGGTATTCCGAATTCTTAATCTGTTTCAGGGAAATGGTGGCAAAAGGTGAACACAATAACACTTCTGTTAGCATTAGTGTCATACATGTAAGCTGTCATCCTTTTGTCACTGACATTTGAAATTGGACCTGTTATACTGTATGGCATTATGTGCAAGATGTCTTGCGTGGGGTTATGGGCATGTGTATGGATAACTATCAACAGCCAATGAGAGACTGAGACACAACAAATCCTATCATTCTGAATATGTAAGGAAAGTATCACATACCTGCCATATTCTTGTAAGTCGATGAAAATATTTCCTATTCTTGATGCACGTTGTAATCTGCTCGATCCGACTTCTTTGGTGACGCTCAATAAGGAACTGAACTCCTTCATATTGACTGACCTTGTAAGGCTGCCCGTGAGAGTCTATTAGGGCTGACGTAGCACCATAATCCAACAGAGATTTCACAATGCGACTATAtcctttgattaaaaaaaacaattaaaaaataggTTTTCACACGAGGGTGGTACATCTCAATTTCCTTGTGGTTAACTAACTAAATATCTTATCCTTTGTAAGACATTTCCAAAACTTCCTGATTCCAATGCCCCTTAGAAAATGGTGACACAAAAAGGGGCTGGCCAAACAAATCAGATTTTAACTCACAAAGCATTCAAACAATCTATatgtaaatataatttgttgctGACGTATGGGGGCAACAATGTTTCAAAACCGAAAGATTTTTTTAAGAGCTTATGTTTATAAGTCTTTTTTGTTATTCTTATGGTCGCCTGGAAATTTGCATTAAAGACTTACACATGCATTGCTTTGTaatctttttaaacaaaaatatcctTTAGTTGTAAACCTAAAATCAAGAAAGTCATTTGACTCCTTCTATTAAAGTCTTTTAACCCAGTGCAGTTATtgcaaaagagaaggggttcacccaggtgttcctggtttgattggtagcACATTGTgtaacagcaccttgtaaaaaccATTACACAATGTGCTAAGCAAAAGGAGGTGATCTCATGATTCAAGCATAGTTCCACATCTTTGCATGAACAAACTGAacaagcgccttgagcgtcactgagtgacggatatgcgcgctatataagaagccacaattgttattaatacaattattcttgttattattatatagagAAACATGCAAGCCCAGCATAATTGGCAAGCCTAACCTGAACACCTGTTTAAACTAATTAGCTTTAAAGTCATTGCTTgctgttaaaagaaaaaaaaagtaatgcgATCGAGCACTTCTGCTTGTGTGAACATTCAattctttgtaacaaaaaaaatttaaaaataaataaacatggtGCTTAATGTCGGCCACCTCACTTTGCAGTGTTTTAAAATCTTTCGGCTTGTAgctcacaaacaaaatgtcacacTTGTCCTCTTAAAACTCCACAAACACTCTACAAACATCTGGAGATGATCATATGGCCCATTCCCCTCAACGAAAATGTTGGGAATATGTATGCCTCCTCCCACCCCTTGGATTTACTACTGTGCACACACAAAATAGATTGATCAAATTCAAACCTTTCTCTGCAGCAACCTGGAGAGCTGTCTGACCTTGCAAGTCAACTGCATTGATATCCCATTGTTTAACACAGGATTCACTTTCCAAGCTTGTCAAATAATTGTGGATTTTGGAGACCTTTAGAATGTAAGAAACAATGTGATAATGGCCCCTGGAACAGGCCATGTGAAGAGCAGTTGAACCAGTTGTCTGATGATGTCTGCAGATGTCTCCTCCATTCTGTACATACAAGACATTATCTCCATTTAAtaaatacaacatttatttcattttaccCTACTGAACTTCAGAAGAAactcccccccacccccagtgACTTTCATGTTTGACATTTTGAGCAGTTTTCCTTTCTGACAAGTTTTTCTATATAATAATCTGAATGGCATTTGTTCTGATACTGCTACATATCATACATACCCTAAAAATTAACAACTAAATCTAATTCACAGCAATGTGcatcatttatttgtttgccaAAGATCAGCATAAACATATCAATAATAAGCTTGATTTGATTTAATTCATGAAGTTGCTACAAATGAAAACAAGGACCCCTAGTATGCAACCAATGAGAAAAATGACAAAACTTGAGTTACCATGTGCAGAAGTTGGAGGATTTTGAGGTAACCATTTCCAACAGCCATGTATAATGGCCAGTCTCCTGTACCTGTCAAAGGATTGACATCATCACCTTCTTCCAATGTACTGTACAAACGATCTCCATCCCCATTCATTGCACATTCAAAAAGTGTTGGATTAACTATTGTCTTCTGCCTGCGTTTCATTGCTTCTTTTATAATACTGCATATTTCAGGCTCATCTGTATATCCGTCAGCTTTTGCAAGTCCCttttgaagaaataaaaaaaaattataaaacacTAAACCTTTCAATCTGAAGTTAAGGCTTTCgaacagttttctttttacttccGGTTTGAATCAGAAAACAAGATGGTAAAAATGGAATAACATGAGTGTATTACAAGTTCAGTTTTCAAAGTCATTTCTGATGATTGTAAAATCCATCTAGTGGTTCAAGAGTTCACATATTATTAAACTttgaattaatttaatcaaCACCCAATGTGTCACCATGTCATTGTTCAGGTGTGATCTTGATGTTGATATTTAATTTTGTGATGAGTTTTTAAGGTCCAATTAAGCTTCAATTTTTAATTATATGGTGTAGAGAAGAGTTTGAGAATTACAACAGTGCAAAATTCTTAACATACCAGGACATACCAACATCTCAAGACTCAATGACAGCTTATAACACCAAGGTGCACTCTCCAAGCTGATACATGTGGTCAAAGACATTCAAACCTGGATGACTGTCAATAAACTGAAACTCAACCAAGACAAAATGGAATCCCTAGTAGTTGCATCCCAACACATCATCCTTTCCAAGACCACATACAATTAATTATCTGTGATTCCTTTGATCAAGCTCATGAGTGAGAGAACAAGACTGTGAAAGGTTCAGGTGGAGCGTTTGGGCTCACAGAAAACctgtttgtttatattaatgATGGATGCTCTCAGGAGCAGATATGTTCCTAGCATTGAAGTGTTCCCAGGCTCCACTAAATCAAGATCTGACCCCAACGGAGCTCAAGAGGATTCATAAAGGGAGACAAACATCTGGGTGATCGGAGATCGTCCACAGGTGACCAACAGTCTTATCGGTGAACAACACCGGGAACGAGAACCTCTAGAGCGGTAGCGTGAAACTTGGATTGGTGCCAGACGTCACCTTGGAAATGTTGGCAAGAAAAATCTGCGTTATGCGGTGATGGGTGAATGTCATAGCGAGAAAAACCTCTGTTATCTGGTGGCCGTTCCTGTGGGTAAGTAGCAGGCAAAATTACCCATCGGCGGTGAAAAGGTAAGGGCCAATGAAAGGATGTGTCAACTGAAACTTGCAAGGATCGTCTGGGAGGAAAGACAGTGTAGATAAAGCTGTTGTTACGCAGAGGAGGATATCGGACGATCATAAGCACGACTTGAGGATAACAAATCTTCCGAAGCGCCACTGTTCACCATTGACATATTGTCGTTCAGTGGGGGAACTGGTGAAAACATCTTGAATCTTGGAGATTCTTAGTCGAAACATGGACATTTTTCGTGTCAGACTGTCCTACATGAACCAGGCCAGAAAAACCttccaataaaaaaatacatcatctCTGATTCCGCGGCAGACCAGCCAGAGAAGACCCCACAGGGCTTTTCCTTGGAACAAACGCAACATCTCTGACATGTTGCATGGACATCAAACTCCAAGGTCAAGGGAAGACCACCGCAAGATCCACATTTCATTTTTCTGTAATGGTTTTCCTTTCCTTTAGTCGATTCTGACATCGTACAAAGGGGTCCGGAAACTGGACTGCTTGCCTATATTGTGTGTTACactaagttttttttaattcaggAGTTGAGAGAAAATGACTTGACACTGTTGGCACTGTAAAAAAAAGGGCGTATTACGTGTGTACACTTGGGACCTGCAGTGCAAGGAggggtgctttgtttttgttcagttgATTTGCTTGCGCTTGCACACTAAAATGCATTTGTAGGTATCGAAGGTGACATATTTTCTGTAATAGAATTCACCGTTTCAAATTGCCGTAGTTTGTGTTGTAACCTATCCATCATAAAATGTGCCTAACTGCGTTCGTTTGACTGTTGACTGTTTACATGGCAGGTGATGTATGGATTATACATGCTCATCGTTTTCAGAGATTCACAGCATCTATAATTGTATTCAATATTCTAAGGTTCAAACAGGAAAATTAAAAGGATTAACTTAAATAGACATGGGTTAATAAATGTCCTTTTTATAAATGAAGGAAAACATAACATACATGAATGACACAAGAAAGACAAATGACAGATGTAAGATACATGAAAAGTAACTTACTGTAAGCCCGGATGATACATTGACTATAGCCTgtacacattgtacatgtgtattcaGGCATGCATGATGTAGAGGTGTCATTCCGCCCATGTCTCCAATGCCAGGATGTGCACCGTATCTCAATAATGTTTGAACAGCATCTGCTTTCCCTGACATAGCTGCTAATGATAAAGCTGTCTGGCCATTCTACAAAAATTCAAAAGAAAGAGAGACATTGAAGGCGTTTTTGGTGATAGGTTAAGATGAACACTTTACCAGGATTGAATTTTATGCTCAACAATAAAACTGATGAATAATTAATCACCaattaataaaaactaaaaaaagtaaataaagaaacaataaaagaaCTAGAAACTAAGTGTTTGTAAACAAGAAACATGGATGTTTGGGTGGTGACTAAGTAAGACAAACTGACATGTATAACAAGGAATAAAGTCAAATTTAAACAgacaatacatgtataaaattaaaatgtcaaCGCAGAGATTATGAACAAAGTCAATGTAACTCAATCTCTGACAAAGTCATTTGATttagggtttgggttggtttgTGTGCAGAAAACAGGGAAAACTTGCTGATTAAGGAACACTAAGTAAATATGTACAgtgtatttaaaaatgttttcatcCCGTGTCAATGCTGTATTAAAACAGGAATGGTGTGTTTTCAAACACAGATGCCCCGCTGTGATTGGAGTTATTGAATAGCCATGGTGACCTTAACTGATTTTAACTGACGAGG belongs to Asterias rubens chromosome 6, eAstRub1.3, whole genome shotgun sequence and includes:
- the LOC117291534 gene encoding ankyrin-1-like, whose protein sequence is MTCFLLSVVRSSKMVEANLVLCNVFWRANLTCNSYVHGDPKLNFDELWPNELQLSRLLECLFNDGFRLQALAYSKYAVQCGSLKMLKVLLKKKYIDIKDVFNDGKSLLHIACVSSNTKAVAWLINEGISLRTLDNNGRTPDQLCFCSSTRKELPSRYHTLKMTKKQVAAVEDIERIFELVRDPAAFEDLQIMLQTLEFDVNNNKDRNGDLLVHIAVQQGLSHLAVILNLVLVHEADVEAVDHNGLTPLCIAAKLGYHILTEVLVCLLGADPNAYSIWNHWTPLHYAAKANYVSIIECLARRGADMNAEDRFGFRADDTTRMVAQHTKDLIKNLRFLRYQHLTCLTKHGNLSPGMIRPLDMFSVDSQGQTLVMAAAQMNRCDNLMVLLHNERCPIDAQETKNGQTALSLAAMSGKADAVQTLLRYGAHPGIGDMGGMTPLHHACLNTHVQCVQAIVNVSSGLTGLAKADGYTDEPEICSIIKEAMKRRQKTIVNPTLFECAMNGDGDRLYSTLEEGDDVNPLTGTGDWPLYMAVGNGYLKILQLLHMNGGDICRHHQTTGSTALHMACSRGHYHIVSYILKVSKIHNYLTSLESESCVKQWDINAVDLQGQTALQVAAEKGYSRIVKSLLDYGATSALIDSHGQPYKVSQYEGVQFLIERHQRSRIEQITTCIKNRKYFHRLTRIWQCKYDHNLRNHSGDTPLMIACFYGKSEVVKFLLKSAIQSTEEEHDCGMLRSVHKERTDSFVDSGAFDESNPECSNHKMLLDIVDEDHTEFETSVTDVSDQETGSDRTIKYTGQGPRLSANKGKIKKQDQTGPSSIQDRVLVYLEIKVRSRNRIRQDHQVYRTGSSFIWK